Proteins encoded by one window of Rhodococcus sp. OK302:
- a CDS encoding Hsp20/alpha crystallin family protein, producing the protein MLMRTDPFRDLDRLTRQLLGTASQPAVMPMDAWQEGERFVVEFDLPGINPDSLDLDVDRNVLTVHAERPVREGGEEMIAAERPRGVFSRQLFLGENLDTEHVDASYDAGVLRLTIPLAEQAKPRKIEISSGESAKEVGHKQESKQIDT; encoded by the coding sequence ATGTTGATGCGCACCGATCCTTTCCGTGATCTCGACCGCCTGACCCGCCAACTGTTGGGCACGGCCTCTCAGCCTGCGGTAATGCCGATGGACGCCTGGCAGGAGGGGGAACGGTTCGTCGTCGAGTTCGACCTTCCCGGGATCAATCCCGATTCGCTCGATCTCGATGTCGACCGGAACGTGCTGACGGTGCATGCGGAGCGGCCGGTCCGCGAAGGCGGCGAGGAGATGATTGCGGCCGAACGTCCGCGGGGGGTGTTCAGCCGTCAACTGTTCCTGGGGGAGAACCTCGATACCGAGCACGTCGATGCCAGTTACGACGCCGGGGTGCTGAGGTTGACGATCCCGCTCGCGGAGCAGGCCAAACCCCGCAAGATCGAGATCAGCAGTGGTGAGAGCGCCAAGGAGGTGGGTCACAAGCAGGAGAGCAAGCAAATCGATACCTGA